CCTTTAAAACCAAATTAGAATCGGCCGGAAACATGCTGTCTCTTTTGGCCAGGGCGGCAAAACAACTTAAAAATCAAAACGGAGCCAATACCATTTTTGATGTTGAATTTTCGCAATACATTAAAACCGAAGTTGAGTTTATCAAACATTGGGATTTAAAACGAAAAAAAGTACTGGCTTCTAAAGCTTTTTTCGGTATTGCCATTCCCTACGGAAACTCTACGAGTATTCCTTTTTCACGAAGTTATTTTGCCGGAGGTTCTAATGACAACCGAGCTTGGCAATCTTATAGTTTAGGTCCGGGAGGAAGCAGTAGTATTTTGGATTTTAATGAAGCTAATATGAAACTGATGTTGAGCACAGAATTGCGTTTTAATTTATTTCAAAAACTGAACGGAGCGCTGTTTGCCGATGCCGGAAATATTTGGAACATTTTAGACAACACTACCTTTGAGCCTTCTATTTTCAGAAACCTAAAGTCGTTAGAGAATATGGCGCTCGGTACCGGATATGGTTTACGCTATGATTTTAATTTCTTTATATTAAGGATTGATATGGGATTCAAAACCTATAATCCGGCGCTTTCTGAAGACAAATGGTTCAAGGAATTGCGCTTCGATAAATCGGTTTTAAATATTGGAATAAATTATCCTTTCTAAAATTAGAAATTATTATTTTTGTACCCTTAACTTAAAAACAACCACAACAATGGCTCACAATATCAAACCCGGAGTAGCAACAGGCGATGAAGTTCAGGCAATTTTTAACTATGCCAAAGAAAAAGGATTTGCACTTCCGGCGGTAAACGTAATTGGTTCCAGTACCATCAATGGTGTTTTGGAAACGGCTGCTAAGTTAAATGCGCCGGTGATTATTCAGTTTTCAAACGGTGGAGCTGCCTACAATGCCGGAAAAGGATTGTCTAATGAAGGTCAAAAAGCCGCTATCCTTGGTGGGATTGCCGGAGCTAAACACATTCATACTTTGGCGGAAGCTTATGGAGCTACTGTAATTCTGCATACGGACCATTGTGCTAAAAATTTATTGCCTTGGTTAGATGGTTTGTTGGATGCTTCTGAAAAGCATTTTGCCGAAACCGGAAAGCCACTATACTCTTCGCATATGATTGATTTATCGGAAGAGCCTTTGCACGAAAACATTGAAATTTGCAAAGAATACTTAACCCGTATGAGCAAAATGGGTATGACTTTGGAAATTGAATTGGGTATTACCGGTGGTGAAGAAGATGGTGTAGACAACTCCGATGTTGACAGTTCTAAATTATACACACAGCCTGATGAAGTAGCTTTTGCTTATGAGGAATTGATGAAAGTTTCTCCGAAGTTTACTATTGCTGCTGCTTTTGGAAACGTGCATGGTGTATACAAACCGGGTAATGTAAAACTGACTCCAAAAATCTTGAAAAACTCTCAGGACTATGTTCAAAATAAATTCAATACGGGTCATAATCCGGTTGACTTTGTTTTCCATGGCGGTTCAGGTTCTACCTTAGAAGAAATCAGAGAAGCTATTGAGTATGGTGTTATCAAAATGAACATTGATACCGATTTACAGTTTGCTTTTACAGAAGGTATAAGAGACTACATGACTTCAAAAATTGATTACTTACGAACTCAAATAGGCAGTCCTGACGGGGCTGATTCACCGAACAAAAAACACTACGATCCGAGAAAGTGGATTAGAGAAGGCGAACTGACTTTCAACAAAAGGTTAGAACAGGCGTTTGCTGATTTAAATAACGTTAACACATTATAAATTACGATTAAGGATTTGGGATTAAGGATTTGAAAATCCTAATTCCTCATTCCTAATTCCTAAATTAAAACATATGGCTTGGTTTAAAAGAACAGAAAAAGGGATTACCACCGCAACCGAAGACAAGAAAGACGTACCCAAAGGACTTTGGTACAAATCACCGACGGGTAAGATTATCGATCAAGATGAATTGGCTCGTAACCTATGGGTGAGTCCGGAAGATGATTTTCATGTTAGAATTGGCAGTAAAGAGTACTTTGAAATCTTGTTTGACAACAATGAATTTAAAGAGTTGGACGCCAACATGACGGCTAAGGACCCTTTACACTTTGTAGATACTAAAAAATATTCAGACCGTTTAAAAGATGCCATTGACAAAACCGGATTGAAGGATGCGGTTAGAACCGGAGTAGGTAAATCAAAAGGGAAAGACTTGGTGGTTTGCTGTATGGACTTTGCTTTTATCGGCGGTTCGATGGGAGCTGTAGTGGGTGAGAAAATTGCTCGCGGTATTGACTATGCTATTAAAACCAAAACGCCTTTTGTGATGATATCCAAATCAGGAGGGGCTCGTATGATGGAAGCGGCTTACTCGTTAATGCAGTTGGCTAAGACTTCTGCCAAGCTAGCGCAATTGGCTGAGGCTAAAATTCCTTATATTTCTTTGTGTACTGATCCTACTACGGGAGGAACTACCGCTTCTTATGCTATGTTGGGAGACATTAACATATCCGAACCGGGTGCTTTGATTGGTTTTGCCGGTCCTCGTGTGGTGCGTGACACTACCGGGAAAGATTTGCCGGAAGGTTTTCAAACCGCGGAGTTTGTATTGGATCATGGTTTCCTAGATTTTATTGCACCTCGTAAAGAATTGAAAGACAAAATCAATTTATATATTGACTTGATTTTGAATCAGGACGTGAGATAGTTTTTTACTTAAAAGAAACACCCTATAGAAAGGCACAAAGTTTTCACTTTGTGTCTTTTTTTTGTTTGGTATAGTGGTGATGACGGTTCTTATAGGGCTTATATTGTTTACTCTATTGGGAAGGGGTTCTTTGCCCTTGGTTATCGTGGTCAAACTATTGCTATTGGAGCTTCAACAAAAAGGAATAGTGCTTTTGACAACGGTATTATGACTTCCATTAAGGATAAAAAGAGCTTAACCATTAATATGATTGACTAAACTAATAGCAAGGGAGATTATACTATTGGCAAGATTGACTAAACCAATGACAAGGGAGTCTATACCATTGACAAGATTGACTAAACCAATGACAAGAGAGGCTATACCATTGACAAGATTGACTAAACCAATGGCAAGAGAGGCTATACCATTGGCAAGATTGACTAAACCATTAACAAGAAAGGCTATAGTAGTCCTTCGTTTGGCAATAGCGGTAGTGCGAATGGTTTTGGGAAAGCTTTTTGGGGATTACATACCGCTGCGGATGGCCTCTACCGGGTCTAATCTGGATGCGGAAATGGCAGGGAGAATACCGGAAATCAAACCAATGATAGCGGCTAAACCGGTTCCTAAGAGGATATTGCCCATGCCCAATACAAATTCAAAGTCAAGCGCTTGGGTTAATATAATGGCGATAATCCAGACCAGTAGCAAGCCTATTAATCCGCCGATTACACAAAGAATGATGGCTTCGAACAGGAATTGAAACAGGATGAATTTATTTTTGGCGCCGAGGGATTTTTGAATGCCAATGAGGTTGGTTCTTTCTTTTACCGAAACGAACATGATGTTGGCTATACCAAAGCCGCCTACCAGTAGTGAAAAGATACTGATAATCCACCCTCCTACTTTGAGGCTACCGATAATGTTATCAATCATATCGGTAAGTCCGGCCAAGATATTGACGAAGAAATTATCAATATCGCCTTGTTTTACCCCTCTGATGTTGCGGAGTTTTTGCGAAATCTCCCCTTTCAGCTGTTCAATATCGGCTCCTTTTTCGGGTTTGATGATAATAACCGGTAAAACCTGCTCGTTGTTATCGCCATAAATTCTTCTTAAAAAGGTAGACGGGAAAAAGGCTGACGTATCATCGCCTCCACCAATATCAATACCCGAATCGCCTTTCTTTTTGGTCACTCCGATAACGGTAAATTGCTGGCCATACATCCTAACAGTTTTCCCTATCGGGTCGAAATCATCGAATAAACTTTTGGCTATTTCATAACCTAACACCACTACTTGTTTTCCGGAATTGGATTCGGCTTCGTTAAAAAAGCGTCCTTCGGAAAACTCCATGCGTTGAATATCGACAAACTCTGAAGTCACCGGCACCATATTTACCGCTGATACAGTTTTTGAATCTTGTTTGATGTTTTGATTGTTGGTGAAATATTGGAAACAAGTGTTCTCCACATTATTTAAGGAACCTTTTAAATATTGGTATTCTTCAAATGTTACGTTGGGAAATTGTTCTCTTTTCCAGCGGGGCACTTCGGTTGGCCCAAAGGATTGGCTGGTTAAATAAATAGTGTTTTTGTCGAGTGTACTTAAATCGGCTTTGATTTTTCGGTCTAACGAATCGACTGCGGCCAATACTGCAATGATGGAAAAAATACCGATGGTTACGCCTAAAAGGGAAAGCATGGTTCGCAATTTATTGTTGCGGAGTGCGTTCATGGCAAAGGCAAAACTCTCTTTAAGCAGTCGAAAGTACAGTAGCATTTATGATGGGTTTACGGAATTGTAAATTTCTATAAAAATAATTGAAATCACTACAATTTTATTGAATGTTGTATAGGTGTCAAAAAATAAAATATTGTTACAATTGAGGCTTGAATTTTGGCTTGAAAAAAACTACTTTTGTCGCTTAAACACAACTACACAATGAACACTACAAAAACCATTAAATCGGCCCTGATTTCGGTATTTTCGAAAGACGGATTAGAGCCGATCGTTCGTAGGCTACACGAACAAAACGTAACCCTTTACTCGACCGGAGGAACAGAAGAATTTATTAACAACTTGGGGATTCCGGTAGTTCCGGTGGAAGAGGTGACTTCGTTTCCTGAGATTCTTGGCGGAAGAGTTAAGACTTTGCATCCTAAAATTTTTGGCGGTATTTTGAACCGTCAGGACAATGCCACCGATGTGGC
Above is a genomic segment from Flavobacterium phycosphaerae containing:
- the accD gene encoding acetyl-CoA carboxylase, carboxyltransferase subunit beta, whose product is MAWFKRTEKGITTATEDKKDVPKGLWYKSPTGKIIDQDELARNLWVSPEDDFHVRIGSKEYFEILFDNNEFKELDANMTAKDPLHFVDTKKYSDRLKDAIDKTGLKDAVRTGVGKSKGKDLVVCCMDFAFIGGSMGAVVGEKIARGIDYAIKTKTPFVMISKSGGARMMEAAYSLMQLAKTSAKLAQLAEAKIPYISLCTDPTTGGTTASYAMLGDINISEPGALIGFAGPRVVRDTTGKDLPEGFQTAEFVLDHGFLDFIAPRKELKDKINLYIDLILNQDVR
- a CDS encoding ABC transporter permease, whose protein sequence is MLLYFRLLKESFAFAMNALRNNKLRTMLSLLGVTIGIFSIIAVLAAVDSLDRKIKADLSTLDKNTIYLTSQSFGPTEVPRWKREQFPNVTFEEYQYLKGSLNNVENTCFQYFTNNQNIKQDSKTVSAVNMVPVTSEFVDIQRMEFSEGRFFNEAESNSGKQVVVLGYEIAKSLFDDFDPIGKTVRMYGQQFTVIGVTKKKGDSGIDIGGGDDTSAFFPSTFLRRIYGDNNEQVLPVIIIKPEKGADIEQLKGEISQKLRNIRGVKQGDIDNFFVNILAGLTDMIDNIIGSLKVGGWIISIFSLLVGGFGIANIMFVSVKERTNLIGIQKSLGAKNKFILFQFLFEAIILCVIGGLIGLLLVWIIAIILTQALDFEFVLGMGNILLGTGLAAIIGLISGILPAISASRLDPVEAIRSGM
- the fbaA gene encoding class II fructose-bisphosphate aldolase gives rise to the protein MAHNIKPGVATGDEVQAIFNYAKEKGFALPAVNVIGSSTINGVLETAAKLNAPVIIQFSNGGAAYNAGKGLSNEGQKAAILGGIAGAKHIHTLAEAYGATVILHTDHCAKNLLPWLDGLLDASEKHFAETGKPLYSSHMIDLSEEPLHENIEICKEYLTRMSKMGMTLEIELGITGGEEDGVDNSDVDSSKLYTQPDEVAFAYEELMKVSPKFTIAAAFGNVHGVYKPGNVKLTPKILKNSQDYVQNKFNTGHNPVDFVFHGGSGSTLEEIREAIEYGVIKMNIDTDLQFAFTEGIRDYMTSKIDYLRTQIGSPDGADSPNKKHYDPRKWIREGELTFNKRLEQAFADLNNVNTL